In Pseudonocardia sp. DSM 110487, the sequence GTGCCGCGGATGTCGTAGTGGATCAGGACTGTCTGCATCAGCTCGTTCATGATCGTGAATCCGCGGCCGCGACCGCTCACGGTGGCGTCGGGAGGTTGCCAATGCCCATGATCCACGATCTCGACACAGACGGTCTTCTCCTCCGTCCAGAAGATGATCTCGACGATGTCCCCGGCTGACGTACGCGCGTAGGCGTGCTCCATGGCGTTGCTCGCCGCCTCGTTCACGGCGAGGACCACGTCTTGCTCGACGTCGTCGGAGAGGTCGGGGTGTGCCAACCAGCGGCGGGTTTCCGCACGAATCGGTGCCAGCTGGCGCGGATGCGCCGGCCATGACTGATGGACGAACTCGACGCGGTCCGTGGCGGTGTGGCTCATCTGCGGTCTCCAGGCCGTTGGTCATCGGGCCTCGATCGGTTGGCTCCGGTCGAGGCCCGATGCCTGTCGGCGAGCGGGGTCCCACCCCCTCTGGAGACAGCGCCACCAGCAGGTTCCAAGGTTCCAGCGGTTCGACCGTGACACGACTCCCGCCGACTCCGGCCCATCGAGGCCAGGTGGACGGCGGACTTCGCGGCGTCGGTACCTCCCGCCCGGAACGGCACAACGCTTGAACAGCGGGTACCGGGGTCTGGGGGACGCTGCGGTTCCGGAGCGTAGGCGGCGGGCTCTCAGCCGTCCAGCGCTGGGTGACGGCCACTGATCATTCGCCACCGCCGCTGGACAGCGGCCTGCTCGGATGCGCGATCGGCAACTTCGTAGCCCTGTTCGGCGAACCGGTCGCGCTCCGCCGGTCTCTCGAGGGGAGTAGCGTATGCGTGCTGGCTCGGTGTCCGATCTGGTCCCTGTCGTGCTCGCGGCTTGCTCACCTGTACGACGGGATGTCATGTCATGGTCGGTCTGCAGCGCAGGACGCCGGTGTGGTGGGCGTCTGATGCCTGAGCTCGGCGTTGTGACCCGGATGCTGCTGGGCGTGGCCCGGGACGGCTCGGACGACCGCGCTCTGGCCGGGACCATCTGCCGGGCGTGCGTCGACGGGCTCGATGTCGACGGCGCGTCGATCTCGGTGCTCACCGCAACCGATGCCCGCGAGATGCTGTCGGCCACGGACGAGACGGCGCTACTGCTGGAGGAACTGCAGTTCACGTTGAACGAGGGGCCGTGCGTGGAGGCCGCGACGAGCGGTCACCCCGTCCTGCTTCCGGACGTGCAGCACACGACGGACACGGCACGGTGGCCGGTGTTCGCCGCGGCGGTCAACGAGCGAACGGGCGTCCGCGCTCTGTTCGCGCTGCCGCTGCAGTGGGGCGCGATCAATCTCGGCGTGCTGGATTTGTACCGCCGCCTACCGGGCAATCTGAACGACGAGCAGCGTCGCGACGCGTTCAGCGCAGCCGACGTCGCCACGTTGATGATGCTCGGGCACCGCACCGACCCCGGCGGCAACGGAGGCTGGCTCGACAGCACCGCCGCGAGCAGGGCGGAGGTCCATCAGGCCACCGGCATGGTGCTGGTCCAGCTCGGGGTGACCGCACCGGAGGCATTGGCCCGGTTGCGGGGATACGCCTTCACCCAGGGACGACTGCTGATCGACGTTGCTCGCGACGTGGTGGCTCGGCGGGTCAGCTTCATCGAGGATGTGGAATAGCAATGGGTTCATGTGAGGGGCGTGTGTCATGAGTCGGCCGCCTGTCGAGCGCGAGCGATCGGTCAGCCACGCGTTCGTCGTGCTGGCGGACACGATGGTGGCCGAATACGACGCGATCGATCTTCTCGATCGCCTGATCGGCTTCTGCGTCGAGCTCCTACCCGCCGATGCCGCCGGGATCGTGCTCGGCGACGCTCGGCGGGAGCTGCGTGTCGTCGCGGCGTCCAGCGAGGCCGCGGAGCTGATGGAACTGCTGCAGTTGCAGAGCGATGAAGGGCCGTGCCTGGACTGTTTCCAGACCGTGGCCCCGGTGAGCATCGCGGACCTGGCCGGCGCGGCGGACCGATGGCCGAGGTTCGCGGCCGCGGTCGCCGAACGCGGACAGTTCCGCGCGGTACACGCCCTGCCATTGCGTCTGCGCGGGCAGGCCATCGGCGCGTTGAACCTCTTCGACCGTGAACCGGGCTCGCTCCCCGACTCCGACCTCGCCCTCGGCCAGGCGCTTGCCGACGTCGCCACCATCGGAATCTTGCAGGAACGGGCGATCCGTCGCGCCGAGGTCGTCAACGAGCAATTACAGACGGCCCTGACCAGCAGGGTGACCATCGAGCAGGCGAAAGGCGTGCTGAGCCAGCACTTCGGCGACGACGTCGAGGTCGCCTTCGACCGGCTCCGCCACTACGCGCGGAGCCGGAACGCGAAGCTCGCGCACATCGCCGCGCAGGTGGTCCGCCGCGAGCTCGACCCCACCGCATTCAACCTGCTCCCTGGTTCGCCTGGTCGGCGGTAACTCGCCTGCCGCTCCAACCCTCGCGGGTATGACCGCCGTCGCCGACGTGGTGACCGAGGCGGTGCGGAATGGCAGCATCGGCGAGATGGGGGACGACTCGTGACGCTGCACAGTTCGCATTGGGGAGCATTCGAAGCCGTCGAGACGGCCGGCGGGCTCGAGATCCGGCCCGATCCGACCGACCCGAACCCGGCACACGCGCTGCTGCGGAACGTCCCGGCGATGCTGGACGAGCGGGTCAGGGTGCTGGTGCCGCACGTGCGGCGCGGCTTCCTCGAGCGCGGCGCGGGCCCGGACGAGGCGCGAGGGCTCGACGACTACGTCCCGGTCGGCTGGGAGCAGGCAATGGCGCTGGCCGCGGGTGAGCTCGAGCGGGTCCGCACGACGTTCGGCAACGCGTCGATCTTCGGCGGCTCGTACGGCTGGGGGAGCGCGGGGCGGTTCCACCACGCGCAGAGCCAGGTGCACCGGTTCCTCAACGTGCTGGGCGGCTACACGCGCTCGGTCGAGACCTACAGCCTGGGCGCCGCGCGCCCGCTGTTGCGCCGCGTCGTCGGCAACGACGACCCGATCATGCGGCCCACCACGCTGTCGGTGCTGGCCGAGCACACCGAGCTGTTCGTCTGCTTCGGCGGCGTCCCTGCCAAGAACGCGCAGGTCAACGCCGGTGGCGTCACCAAGCACGCCACGGTCGGGCAGCTGCGGCGGGCCCGGGACCGCGGAGCCCGGTTCGTGCTGATCTCCCCGCTGCGCGACGACCTGGTCGCCGATCTCGACGCGGAGTGGGTCACCCCCGTTCCCGGCACCGACACGGCGCTGATGCTCGGGCTGGCCCACACGCTGGTGCGGCTGGGGCTGCACGACGCGGAGTTCCTGCGCACCCACTGCGCGGGGTTCGACGAGTGGTGGGCGTACCTGTCCGGGCAGGCCGACGGCGTGGTGCGCGACGCGGCGTGGGCGTCGCGGATCTGCGGGATCGCCGAGGACCGGATCGTCGCGCTGGCGCGGGAGATGGCCGCGCACCGCACGATGATCACGCTGAGCTGGTCGTTGCAGCGGGCGCGGTACGGGGAGCAGCCGTTGTGGGCGGGCGTCGCGCTGGCCTGCGTGCTCGGTCAGATCGGCCTCCCCGGCGGGGGAGTCGGGCACGGCTACGGCGCGATGGCCGGGATCGGCGGGCCGCGGGCGGATGGCCCGCTGCCGACCTTGCCGCAGGGACGCAACGCCGTCCCGGACTTCATCCCGGTGGCGCGGATCGCGGATCTGCTGCTGCACCCGGGGGAGGAGTTCGACTTCGACGGCGCTCGGCTGCGCTACCCCGACATCCGGCTCGTCTACTGGGCAGGCGGCAACCCGTTCCACCACCACCAGGACCTCGCCCGGCTCCGACGGGCGTTCGCTCGTCCGGAGACCGTGATCGTCCACGAGCAGTTCTGGACGGCGACGGCCCGCCACGCCGACATCGTGTTCCCGGCGACCACCACCCTGGAGCGCGACGACCTCGGCTGCGCCCGGGAGAGCGACGGGCTGATCGCCATGCCACGGGTCACCGAGCCGCGGGGCGAGGCCCGGTCCGACTTCGCGATCTTCCGCGATCTCGCCGACCGGCTCGGCGCGGGGAAGGAGTTCGACGAGGGCCGCGACGAACGGGAGTGGATCGAGCACCTGTACGAGAGCTGGCGCGCCGCGCTTCCCGACGGCGACGACCCGGTGCTCGACTTCGCGGCGTTCTGGGCGAAGGGGCGGATCGACCTGCCCCGGGTCACGCGCGATCGCGTCCTCTACGCCGACTTCCGCGCCGATCCGGCCACGCACCCGCTGACCACGCCGAGCGGCCGCATCGAGATCGCCTCGGCCACCATCGCGTCCTTCGGCTACGACGACTGTCCCGGCCACCCCACGTGGCTGGAGCCCGAGTTCCTCGCCGACCCGCCGGGCACGGGCCCGTTCCCGCTGTTCCTGGTGGCGAACAACCCGGCCACCCGGCTGCACAGCC encodes:
- a CDS encoding GAF and ANTAR domain-containing protein yields the protein MPELGVVTRMLLGVARDGSDDRALAGTICRACVDGLDVDGASISVLTATDAREMLSATDETALLLEELQFTLNEGPCVEAATSGHPVLLPDVQHTTDTARWPVFAAAVNERTGVRALFALPLQWGAINLGVLDLYRRLPGNLNDEQRRDAFSAADVATLMMLGHRTDPGGNGGWLDSTAASRAEVHQATGMVLVQLGVTAPEALARLRGYAFTQGRLLIDVARDVVARRVSFIEDVE
- a CDS encoding molybdopterin-dependent oxidoreductase, with amino-acid sequence MTLHSSHWGAFEAVETAGGLEIRPDPTDPNPAHALLRNVPAMLDERVRVLVPHVRRGFLERGAGPDEARGLDDYVPVGWEQAMALAAGELERVRTTFGNASIFGGSYGWGSAGRFHHAQSQVHRFLNVLGGYTRSVETYSLGAARPLLRRVVGNDDPIMRPTTLSVLAEHTELFVCFGGVPAKNAQVNAGGVTKHATVGQLRRARDRGARFVLISPLRDDLVADLDAEWVTPVPGTDTALMLGLAHTLVRLGLHDAEFLRTHCAGFDEWWAYLSGQADGVVRDAAWASRICGIAEDRIVALAREMAAHRTMITLSWSLQRARYGEQPLWAGVALACVLGQIGLPGGGVGHGYGAMAGIGGPRADGPLPTLPQGRNAVPDFIPVARIADLLLHPGEEFDFDGARLRYPDIRLVYWAGGNPFHHHQDLARLRRAFARPETVIVHEQFWTATARHADIVFPATTTLERDDLGCARESDGLIAMPRVTEPRGEARSDFAIFRDLADRLGAGKEFDEGRDEREWIEHLYESWRAALPDGDDPVLDFAAFWAKGRIDLPRVTRDRVLYADFRADPATHPLTTPSGRIEIASATIASFGYDDCPGHPTWLEPEFLADPPGTGPFPLFLVANNPATRLHSQLDHGAGSAAAKVAGREPVRMHPADAAARGLTAGDVVLVESRVGSVLAGLVPSADVAPGVVQLSTGAWFDPSAPDVATCVHGNPNAVTTDIGTSRLAQGCTGQLSRVEVRKAPDSLPPVRAFVPPVHIAREFAE
- a CDS encoding GAF and ANTAR domain-containing protein — encoded protein: MSRPPVERERSVSHAFVVLADTMVAEYDAIDLLDRLIGFCVELLPADAAGIVLGDARRELRVVAASSEAAELMELLQLQSDEGPCLDCFQTVAPVSIADLAGAADRWPRFAAAVAERGQFRAVHALPLRLRGQAIGALNLFDREPGSLPDSDLALGQALADVATIGILQERAIRRAEVVNEQLQTALTSRVTIEQAKGVLSQHFGDDVEVAFDRLRHYARSRNAKLAHIAAQVVRRELDPTAFNLLPGSPGRR
- a CDS encoding ATP-binding protein; the encoded protein is MSHTATDRVEFVHQSWPAHPRQLAPIRAETRRWLAHPDLSDDVEQDVVLAVNEAASNAMEHAYARTSAGDIVEIIFWTEEKTVCVEIVDHGHWQPPDATVSGRGRGFTIMNELMQTVLIHYDIRGTRVLLRRTA